A region from the Nostoc sp. HK-01 genome encodes:
- a CDS encoding polynucleotide adenylyltransferase region has protein sequence MHSSVSAILTPSNWPFSLEWLPQPAYMVGGAVRDAILGRTREYWDLDFVIPSDAVKVARAIAKHYQAGFVLLDAERKIARVVFPQATADFAQQEGNSIEIDLHRRDFTINAIAYNPHTQEIIDPLQGCADLQQGLLRMISPANLKDDPLRLMRAYRQAAQLSFKIEPTTQATICALASSITTVAAERVRTEIGYLLASPQGTPWLANAGKDGLLTDLFKNATGESFEKLAAVDTAAAILAPQFGTELQQYVRDTVKTTWLGIAKLACLVHPHPEVAEIELQELTYSRAEIRAVMTALKLFPQLKSSNKSIREQYLLFQEAGNVFPTIVLLAVAQDTLVEAISGDKSLLVYSPLVSRYLNPDDLVAHPTQLVSGKDLMVALKIPASPVVGELLTEIAIAQAEGKVATAEAAIEFARQILEN, from the coding sequence ATGCACAGTTCTGTTTCTGCTATTCTCACGCCGTCAAATTGGCCTTTTAGCTTGGAATGGTTGCCACAACCAGCTTATATGGTGGGTGGTGCGGTGCGTGATGCTATCTTGGGCAGAACTCGTGAATATTGGGATCTTGACTTTGTGATACCATCGGATGCGGTGAAGGTAGCCAGAGCGATCGCTAAACATTATCAAGCTGGTTTTGTCTTACTGGACGCAGAACGCAAAATTGCCCGTGTGGTATTTCCTCAAGCTACGGCTGATTTTGCCCAACAAGAAGGCAATAGTATAGAGATTGACTTGCATAGACGGGATTTTACAATTAATGCGATCGCCTATAATCCCCATACTCAAGAAATCATCGACCCATTACAAGGTTGTGCTGACTTACAGCAAGGTCTGTTGCGTATGATATCACCAGCCAACCTCAAAGATGACCCTTTGCGGTTAATGCGAGCCTATCGCCAAGCTGCCCAACTGAGTTTTAAGATTGAACCAACTACTCAAGCGACAATTTGCGCTTTAGCATCCAGCATTACCACAGTCGCCGCAGAACGAGTCCGGACAGAAATTGGCTATCTTCTAGCTAGTCCCCAAGGTACACCTTGGTTAGCCAACGCCGGAAAAGATGGTTTACTGACAGATTTATTTAAAAATGCGACAGGCGAAAGCTTTGAAAAACTCGCCGCCGTTGATACAGCCGCAGCCATCCTTGCACCGCAATTTGGTACAGAACTACAACAATATGTGCGCGATACTGTCAAAACAACTTGGTTAGGTATTGCTAAACTCGCTTGTCTTGTACATCCTCATCCTGAAGTTGCAGAAATAGAACTACAAGAACTCACCTATAGCCGTGCGGAAATTCGCGCCGTTATGACTGCGCTGAAATTATTTCCGCAGTTAAAATCTAGTAACAAATCCATCCGAGAACAATATCTTTTGTTCCAAGAAGCAGGTAATGTATTTCCTACTATTGTCTTATTAGCTGTAGCACAAGATACTTTGGTAGAGGCGATTTCCGGCGACAAATCTTTGTTGGTTTACTCACCTTTGGTCAGCCGCTACCTTAACCCTGATGATCTGGTCGCTCATCCCACTCAACTAGTAAGTGGTAAGGATCTCATGGTAGCATTAAAGATTCCAGCGTCGCCAGTTGTCGGTGAGCTACTAACAGAGATTGCGATCGCTCAAGCTGAGGGTAAAGTTGCTACAGCCGAAGCTGCTATTGAGTTTGCACGGCAGATATTAGAAAATTAG
- a CDS encoding glyoxalase/bleomycin resistance protein/dioxygenase, whose product MKSILAPGHLRKVHHIALNVKDMQASRHFYGSVLGLHELTGKQVPATLVELVAEGKVANFVTPDGVILDLFWTPDLNPPHPDPEQSFTRAYHLAFDIDPRFFETALAVLAENKVAIAHGPVTRPTGKGVYFYDPDGFMIEIRCDPQPENKVLSSSLNLISPFPFFSL is encoded by the coding sequence ATGAAAAGTATCCTTGCTCCTGGACATTTGCGAAAAGTGCATCACATTGCTCTCAACGTTAAAGATATGCAGGCTTCGCGTCACTTTTACGGTAGTGTTTTAGGCCTGCATGAATTGACAGGTAAGCAAGTACCAGCAACTTTAGTGGAACTTGTCGCTGAGGGGAAAGTTGCCAACTTTGTGACTCCCGACGGCGTAATTTTAGACTTATTTTGGACACCTGATCTCAATCCACCCCATCCAGACCCAGAACAGAGTTTTACAAGAGCCTATCATCTAGCTTTTGATATAGATCCGCGATTTTTTGAGACAGCGCTGGCTGTTTTGGCAGAGAATAAAGTAGCGATCGCTCATGGCCCTGTTACTCGTCCTACAGGTAAAGGTGTGTACTTTTATGACCCCGATGGATTTATGATTGAAATCCGTTGCGATCCTCAACCTGAAAATAAAGTGCTGAGTAGTTCTCTAAACCTAATTTCTCCTTTCCCTTTCTTTTCTCTATAG
- a CDS encoding aldo/keto reductase, translating to MVLPADSRLQLTPDLNICRILNGMWQVSGAHGQINPKAAIQAMFPYIDAGFTTWDLADHYGPAEDFIGEFRRQLLAIRGQEALANLQAFTKWVPRPRKMTKKVVEDNINIALRRMNVASLDLMQFHWWEYSDKNYLDALKFMGELQTEGKIKHLALTNFDTKHLQIIINAGIKIVSNQVQFSLVDRRPEVAMVQFCQQHDIKLFTYGTLCGGFLAEKYLGQPEPRNFDLATASLRKYKNMIDAWGGWQLFQELLLTLKEIADKYNVTISNVAVRYILDKPAVGGVIVGARLGVWEHIENNAKVFSFRLAQEDSDRIEQISQKSRNLYQIIGDCGDEYRR from the coding sequence ATGGTGCTACCCGCAGACAGTCGTCTTCAACTTACTCCTGATTTAAACATTTGCCGGATATTAAATGGAATGTGGCAAGTGTCTGGCGCACATGGACAGATTAATCCCAAAGCGGCAATTCAAGCGATGTTCCCGTATATAGATGCAGGTTTTACCACCTGGGATTTAGCCGACCATTATGGCCCTGCTGAAGATTTTATTGGGGAATTTCGTCGTCAACTACTTGCTATTAGAGGTCAAGAAGCTTTAGCTAACTTACAAGCTTTTACAAAATGGGTTCCTCGTCCTCGCAAAATGACAAAAAAAGTTGTTGAGGACAACATTAATATTGCTTTGCGGCGAATGAATGTTGCATCTTTAGACTTAATGCAATTCCATTGGTGGGAATATAGTGATAAAAATTATCTAGATGCCCTGAAGTTTATGGGAGAATTGCAAACTGAGGGCAAAATTAAGCATTTAGCTTTAACTAACTTTGACACAAAACACTTGCAAATTATTATTAATGCCGGGATTAAAATTGTTTCTAACCAAGTGCAATTTTCGCTAGTTGACCGTCGTCCAGAAGTGGCAATGGTGCAATTTTGCCAGCAGCATGATATTAAACTATTTACTTACGGCACACTTTGCGGTGGTTTCTTAGCAGAAAAATATTTGGGTCAGCCGGAACCGCGAAACTTTGATTTAGCCACAGCCAGCTTACGCAAATATAAAAATATGATTGATGCTTGGGGTGGTTGGCAACTATTTCAGGAATTACTTTTGACACTCAAAGAGATTGCTGATAAATATAATGTGACTATTTCCAATGTGGCAGTGCGTTACATTTTAGATAAGCCAGCAGTGGGAGGTGTGATTGTTGGTGCCAGGCTGGGTGTATGGGAACATATTGAAAATAACGCCAAGGTATTTAGTTTTAGGTTAGCTCAAGAAGATAGCGATCGCATTGAGCAAATATCTCAAAAATCCCGCAATTTATATCAGATAATTGGTGACTGTGGCGATGAATACCGCAGATAA
- a CDS encoding cytochrome c class I has translation MINAKAQIKLMRINLLKILALVCLILLLSTPTFTLPASASDTANGAEIFSVHCAGCHINGSNIIRRGKNLKKPALKKYNMDSIEAITAIVTNGKSNMSAYKDRLTEQQIQDVVAYVLEQAAKDWR, from the coding sequence ATGATTAACGCCAAAGCACAAATCAAGCTCATGAGAATTAACTTGCTAAAAATCCTGGCATTAGTATGTTTAATTCTCCTGCTATCTACCCCTACATTTACCTTGCCTGCTAGTGCAAGCGACACAGCTAATGGTGCAGAAATATTTAGCGTGCATTGCGCCGGCTGTCATATCAACGGTAGTAACATTATCCGACGAGGCAAGAACTTAAAAAAGCCAGCACTGAAGAAATATAATATGGATTCTATCGAGGCAATTACAGCCATTGTCACTAATGGTAAAAGTAATATGTCTGCCTACAAAGACCGCCTCACAGAACAACAAATTCAAGATGTTGTGGCTTACGTTCTAGAACAAGCTGCAAAAGACTGGCGTTAA
- a CDS encoding cyclase/dehydrase: MLHFNHSSVINAPIEVVWQFHERPDILQMLTPPWQPVKVVRREGGLQVGAITEFRLFLGLVPLTWLARHTECEQYRLFVDEQISGPFETWIHRHEFQLEDGKTRLTDAISFSMPGGDAFEFVSGWLIQTQLEAMFRYRHYVTKQQCEGRGGNWW; the protein is encoded by the coding sequence ATGCTGCACTTCAACCATTCATCTGTGATTAATGCCCCAATAGAAGTAGTTTGGCAATTTCATGAAAGGCCAGATATCCTACAAATGCTAACTCCACCTTGGCAACCAGTCAAAGTAGTTCGGCGCGAAGGAGGACTGCAAGTAGGTGCTATCACAGAGTTTCGTTTGTTTCTAGGGTTAGTACCTTTAACTTGGTTAGCGCGTCACACAGAATGTGAACAATATCGCCTATTTGTAGATGAACAGATATCCGGCCCCTTTGAAACCTGGATACATCGGCACGAATTTCAGCTAGAAGATGGCAAAACTAGATTAACCGATGCAATTTCTTTCTCCATGCCTGGAGGAGATGCCTTTGAATTTGTCAGTGGTTGGCTGATACAAACTCAACTAGAAGCAATGTTTCGCTACCGCCATTATGTAACAAAGCAACAATGTGAGGGCAGAGGCGGTAACTGGTGGTAA
- a CDS encoding radical SAM domain-containing protein, with product MTSSVFAAERLLFTQTTPDTDAIPLIFAFPNEYSVGITSLGYQVVWATLATRDDVQVSRLFTDIHEQLPRQPEIVGFSISWELDYVNILNLLESLDIPILANLRNDSHPIIFGGGPVLTANPEPFADFFDIILLGDGENLLGNFVEAYKEVRHAPRQIQLKRLAQVPGIYIPSLYEVEYQIPDGEVKSIKPIDPDVPAVVQKQTYRGNILSASTVVTEKAAWENIYMVEVVRSCPEMCRFCLASYLTLPFRTASLEDSLMPAIERGLQVTNRLGLLGASVTQHPEFEELLNYISQPKFDDVRLSIASVRTNTVTVQLAQTLAKRDTRSLTIAVESGSDKLRQIINKKLQNDEIIQAAINAKAGGLSSLKLYGMVGIPGEEAEDLDATVAMMRSIKKAAPGLRLSFGCSTFVPKSHTPFQWFGVNRQAEKRLQLLQKQLKPQGIDFRPESYNWSIIQALLSRGDRRLSQLLELTRDFGDSLGSYKRAFKQLKGQIPDLDFYVHNNWSTTQVLPWSHLQGPLPQSTLLKHLDEATSHFRSAPKELQPLNS from the coding sequence ATGACATCATCTGTATTTGCTGCTGAACGTCTTTTATTTACTCAAACTACTCCTGATACTGATGCAATACCTCTAATTTTTGCCTTTCCGAATGAATATAGTGTGGGTATTACTAGCCTCGGCTATCAGGTAGTTTGGGCAACTTTAGCAACGCGCGATGATGTGCAGGTGAGTCGTCTATTTACTGATATACATGAACAACTTCCTAGACAGCCAGAAATTGTGGGATTTTCGATTTCTTGGGAATTAGATTATGTGAATATTTTAAATTTACTTGAATCTTTAGATATTCCGATTCTGGCAAATTTGCGTAATGATTCGCACCCTATCATTTTTGGTGGTGGCCCAGTTTTGACGGCTAATCCTGAGCCTTTTGCTGATTTTTTTGATATTATATTGTTAGGAGATGGAGAAAATCTGCTGGGAAATTTTGTTGAAGCTTACAAAGAAGTTAGACACGCTCCTAGACAAATTCAGTTAAAAAGATTGGCACAAGTACCTGGAATTTATATTCCAAGTTTGTATGAGGTGGAATATCAAATACCTGATGGTGAGGTTAAGTCAATTAAGCCGATTGATCCAGATGTTCCGGCAGTTGTACAAAAGCAAACTTATCGCGGAAATATTCTCTCAGCTTCAACAGTAGTTACAGAAAAAGCTGCTTGGGAAAATATTTACATGGTGGAGGTGGTGCGGAGTTGTCCAGAAATGTGCCGCTTTTGTTTGGCAAGTTATCTGACTTTACCATTTAGAACAGCCAGCCTCGAAGATTCATTAATGCCAGCGATTGAACGCGGGTTACAAGTAACAAACCGCTTGGGATTATTGGGTGCTTCTGTCACACAACATCCAGAGTTTGAGGAGTTATTGAATTATATTAGTCAGCCAAAATTTGATGATGTGCGGCTGAGTATTGCTTCCGTGAGAACTAATACAGTAACGGTGCAGTTGGCTCAAACTTTAGCAAAACGAGACACGCGATCGCTTACCATTGCTGTAGAAAGTGGTTCAGATAAACTGCGGCAAATCATCAACAAAAAGCTGCAAAATGATGAAATTATCCAAGCGGCGATAAATGCCAAAGCTGGCGGACTCTCCAGCTTGAAACTCTACGGGATGGTTGGTATTCCTGGGGAAGAGGCGGAAGATTTAGACGCAACTGTAGCGATGATGCGGAGTATTAAAAAAGCTGCGCCAGGATTGCGGTTAAGCTTTGGTTGTAGCACCTTTGTACCGAAATCCCATACACCATTTCAATGGTTTGGCGTAAACCGTCAAGCAGAAAAACGGTTGCAGCTTTTACAAAAACAACTTAAACCCCAGGGGATAGATTTTCGTCCCGAAAGTTATAACTGGTCTATCATACAGGCTTTGTTATCCAGAGGCGATCGCCGCTTATCTCAACTTCTCGAACTCACCCGCGACTTTGGCGACTCCTTGGGTAGTTACAAACGCGCCTTCAAGCAACTTAAAGGACAAATCCCCGATTTAGATTTCTACGTTCATAATAATTGGTCAACAACTCAAGTCTTGCCTTGGAGCCACTTGCAAGGGCCGCTACCGCAGTCTACACTACTAAAGCACTTGGATGAGGCTACCAGTCATTTCCGTTCAGCCCCCAAAGAATTGCAACCCTTAAATTCATAG
- a CDS encoding glycoside hydrolase family 3 protein: MPGSRELELFGNHLILGISGTKLSDDDKRALSELKPVGVIFFGKNFIDGVPYQVWLASFQELIDQIREYAERDSMFMTLDHEGGRVVRTPLPITRFPYAALLRSQAREVAKATARELKSLGINVSWSPAADIYSNPHNPVIGPRAFGNTPETAAQGALAYYLGLQESGILGCAKHFPGHGDTSTDSHFELPVLNLTVQDLRDRELIPFKALIDAQIPLIMTTHILFPQIDPDVPATISQRILKNILREELGFEGVVVSDDLDMKAISDRFTQSGTVARAFNAGCDLFILSRNINSSSLERTYYMAGDFADALSNGNLKKEVVTAARQRIENLLAQTPQYIVHALDKATFLQHAELAIACSFS, translated from the coding sequence ATGCCAGGATCACGGGAGCTAGAACTATTCGGAAATCATCTGATTCTCGGTATTTCCGGCACAAAATTGAGTGATGATGATAAACGGGCGCTCAGTGAATTAAAACCAGTCGGGGTGATATTTTTTGGAAAAAACTTTATAGATGGCGTTCCTTATCAGGTTTGGTTAGCCAGCTTTCAAGAACTTATAGACCAAATTCGTGAATATGCAGAACGCGATTCAATGTTCATGACTTTAGATCATGAAGGTGGGCGTGTAGTCCGTACACCTTTACCAATTACAAGATTTCCTTATGCGGCTTTGTTGCGATCGCAAGCTAGGGAAGTAGCAAAAGCTACAGCTAGAGAGTTGAAATCACTGGGGATTAACGTATCCTGGTCGCCTGCTGCTGATATTTACTCTAATCCGCATAACCCGGTAATTGGGCCGCGTGCCTTTGGTAATACACCAGAAACCGCTGCACAAGGAGCGTTGGCATATTATTTAGGGCTGCAAGAGTCTGGTATTTTAGGCTGCGCCAAGCATTTTCCGGGACATGGAGACACTAGTACAGATTCTCATTTTGAGTTACCAGTGCTGAATTTAACTGTACAAGATTTGCGCGATCGCGAACTAATACCTTTCAAAGCTTTGATTGATGCTCAAATTCCCTTAATTATGACAACTCACATTTTATTTCCCCAAATTGACCCAGATGTACCGGCGACTATTTCGCAACGGATTTTGAAGAATATCCTCCGAGAAGAACTAGGGTTTGAAGGTGTAGTTGTCTCCGATGACTTAGATATGAAAGCAATTTCCGATAGGTTTACCCAAAGCGGAACTGTCGCCCGCGCCTTTAACGCTGGTTGTGACTTGTTTATCCTCTCGCGCAATATCAATTCATCGTCTTTAGAACGTACTTATTACATGGCGGGAGATTTTGCTGATGCTCTCAGTAACGGTAACTTAAAGAAAGAGGTAGTTACAGCCGCTAGGCAAAGAATTGAAAATTTATTAGCACAAACACCGCAATATATTGTTCATGCTTTAGATAAAGCTACATTCCTACAACATGCAGAGTTAGCGATCGCTTGTTCTTTCTCATAA
- the pds gene encoding phytoene desaturase, whose protein sequence is MRVAIAGAGLAGLSCAKYLIDAGHTPIVLERRDVLGGLVAAWKDSDGDWYETGLHAFFGAYPNMLQLLKELGIEDRLQWKEHTLIFNQPEKPGTLSRFDVPDIPSPFNIIASILRNNDMLTWEQKIRFAIGLLPAIVRGQKYVEEMDKYSFAEWLKRQGIGERVASDVFIAASKALTFINPDEVSSTILLTALNRFLQERYGSKIAFLDGSPTERLCQPIVDYITAGGGQVRLNAPLKQIVLNPDGTVKEFLLRGLNGEPDEVVTADFYVSAMSVDALKVMLPQPWQQIECFQKLEGLEGVPVINLHLWFDRKLTDIDQLLFSRSPLLSVYADMSNTCREYANPDRSMLELVLAPAKDWISKSDEEIVAATMTELEKLLPEHFGKDNPAKLLKSHVVKTPRSVYKATPGRQQYRPPQKTPIANFFLSGSYTMQRYLGSMEGAVLSGKLTAQAICESLPEASASNLQTLTRTPATNAATA, encoded by the coding sequence ATGCGAGTAGCGATCGCTGGCGCTGGTCTAGCAGGACTTTCCTGCGCGAAATATCTTATAGACGCAGGTCACACTCCCATTGTCTTAGAGCGTCGGGACGTATTGGGTGGCCTTGTAGCGGCATGGAAAGACTCTGACGGCGACTGGTACGAAACCGGGTTACACGCCTTCTTTGGGGCATACCCCAATATGCTGCAATTGCTCAAGGAGTTAGGCATTGAAGACCGCCTCCAGTGGAAAGAGCATACACTAATTTTTAATCAACCAGAAAAACCCGGAACACTCTCACGGTTTGATGTTCCCGATATTCCCTCTCCGTTTAACATTATTGCCTCAATTCTTCGCAACAACGATATGTTGACTTGGGAGCAGAAAATTAGGTTCGCTATCGGCCTGCTTCCAGCCATTGTGCGCGGTCAAAAATATGTCGAAGAGATGGACAAGTACAGCTTTGCCGAGTGGTTGAAAAGACAAGGTATTGGGGAAAGAGTAGCCAGTGACGTATTTATTGCTGCTTCTAAAGCGCTCACCTTTATCAACCCCGATGAAGTATCATCCACAATTTTATTAACAGCCCTAAATCGCTTTTTACAAGAGCGATATGGCTCCAAAATCGCCTTTTTGGATGGTTCACCCACCGAAAGATTGTGTCAACCAATCGTTGATTACATTACCGCAGGTGGTGGCCAAGTCCGACTAAATGCACCCCTCAAACAAATTGTCCTCAACCCCGATGGGACAGTCAAAGAATTTTTGTTGCGCGGGTTAAATGGCGAACCAGATGAAGTTGTGACAGCAGACTTTTACGTATCAGCCATGTCAGTTGATGCTTTAAAAGTTATGTTGCCACAACCTTGGCAGCAAATAGAGTGCTTCCAAAAGCTAGAAGGCTTAGAAGGTGTGCCGGTAATTAACCTCCATCTCTGGTTTGATCGAAAATTAACAGATATTGATCAACTACTTTTTTCGCGATCGCCCCTCCTCAGCGTTTATGCTGATATGAGCAACACTTGTCGGGAATATGCTAACCCAGATCGCTCAATGCTGGAATTAGTTCTGGCTCCTGCTAAAGATTGGATTAGCAAATCTGACGAGGAAATTGTTGCTGCAACTATGACTGAGTTGGAAAAACTCTTACCCGAACACTTTGGGAAAGATAATCCAGCCAAACTGTTGAAATCTCATGTAGTGAAAACGCCGCGTTCAGTTTACAAAGCGACTCCTGGTCGCCAACAGTACCGTCCTCCCCAAAAAACTCCCATAGCCAATTTCTTTCTTAGCGGGAGTTACACCATGCAACGCTATTTAGGCAGTATGGAAGGGGCCGTACTTTCTGGTAAGCTAACAGCGCAGGCGATTTGTGAATCGCTGCCAGAGGCCAGTGCCTCAAACCTACAAACGCTAACCCGAACGCCTGCAACGAATGCTGCAACTGCCTGA
- the pys gene encoding phytoene synthase has product MLQLPDSPPRMKTLVSVDESYKLCRQLIAKYSATFYLSTLLLSKEKRPAVWAIYAWCRRTDELVDGPASALTTPETLDQWEQQLESIFAGHPVENYDVALVDTVQRFPMDIQPFRDMIAGQRMDLYRSRYETFEELYLYCYRVAGTVGLMSTAIMGLDNTSTTAPWNREQPSYIPTQEEIALGIAKQLTNILRDVGEDARRGRIYLPLEDLARFNYTEQDLLKGVIDDRWRSLMRFQIARAEQFYRKAERGIAYLSPDARLPVWAALMHYSGILNVIERNDYDVFNQRAYVPQWRKLSTLPVAWMRSQVL; this is encoded by the coding sequence ATGCTGCAACTGCCTGATTCCCCCCCGCGCATGAAAACGCTGGTCTCTGTAGACGAGTCATACAAACTTTGTCGGCAACTTATCGCCAAGTACTCCGCAACTTTCTACCTGAGTACTTTGCTTTTGAGTAAAGAAAAACGCCCTGCTGTTTGGGCTATTTATGCTTGGTGTCGCCGTACAGATGAACTAGTGGATGGCCCTGCATCTGCTCTTACCACACCAGAAACCCTAGATCAATGGGAGCAGCAGCTAGAATCAATTTTTGCTGGACACCCAGTCGAAAATTATGATGTAGCTTTGGTTGATACAGTGCAACGCTTTCCAATGGACATTCAGCCCTTTCGGGATATGATTGCTGGACAGAGAATGGACTTGTACCGCAGTCGCTACGAAACGTTTGAGGAGCTATACCTCTACTGTTATCGGGTGGCTGGTACTGTCGGCTTGATGTCAACTGCAATCATGGGGTTGGATAACACCAGCACTACAGCACCGTGGAACCGCGAACAACCCTCTTATATTCCCACTCAAGAAGAAATTGCTCTAGGAATTGCTAAACAACTGACCAACATCTTAAGAGATGTGGGAGAAGATGCAAGGCGGGGGCGAATTTATCTTCCGTTAGAAGACTTGGCAAGATTTAATTACACCGAGCAAGACCTGTTGAAAGGTGTCATAGATGACCGCTGGCGTTCTCTCATGCGCTTTCAAATTGCACGGGCAGAACAATTTTATCGCAAGGCAGAAAGAGGTATTGCTTATCTATCTCCTGATGCGCGTTTACCCGTTTGGGCAGCATTAATGCACTACAGTGGCATTTTAAATGTCATTGAACGCAACGATTATGACGTGTTCAATCAGCGAGCCTACGTCCCCCAGTGGCGAAAGTTATCTACTTTACCCGTGGCATGGATGCGATCGCAAGTACTTTAG
- a CDS encoding extracellular ligand-binding receptor has translation MPRITTALALSVATIATGFLMAACDNANTSNTTSTTSPSANSTSTTSSTDGLKIGTLLPTTGDLASIGQQMVGSVPLLVDTVNACGGVNGKNVTLVQVDDQTDPKAGAAGMTKLATLDKVAGVVGSFASSVSTAAVSVAVPNKVMIVSPGSTSPVFTDKAKKGDFKGFWARTAPPDTYQALALAQLANKKGFKRVSTVVINNDYGVGFEKAFVETFEKLGGTVVNKNNPVRYDPKAQTFDTEAAAAFAGKPDAVVAVLYAETGSLLLKAAYQQGLTKGVQVLLTDGVKSPTFPEQVGKGSDGKFILTGALGTVPGSDGKALEAFNKLWKEKKGGSPGEYAPQAWDAAALLVLAAQAAKDNTGVGISSKIREVAAGSGTEVTDVCEGLKLLKEGKTINYQGASGNVDVDANGDVLGVYDVWTVGDDGKISVIDKVTPK, from the coding sequence ATGCCAAGAATTACTACTGCCCTAGCCTTGAGTGTAGCTACCATAGCCACAGGCTTTTTGATGGCAGCTTGCGATAATGCCAATACCAGCAATACCACCAGTACTACTTCCCCAAGCGCTAACTCAACCAGTACAACCAGCAGTACTGATGGGTTAAAAATTGGGACGCTACTACCAACAACAGGTGATTTAGCTTCCATTGGTCAGCAGATGGTAGGTTCTGTGCCTTTACTAGTGGATACCGTCAATGCTTGTGGAGGAGTCAATGGCAAAAACGTCACACTCGTACAAGTAGACGACCAAACCGACCCCAAAGCCGGTGCAGCTGGAATGACAAAACTGGCAACTCTAGATAAAGTTGCAGGTGTAGTCGGTTCCTTTGCTAGTAGTGTTTCCACAGCAGCGGTTTCTGTTGCTGTACCAAATAAAGTCATGATAGTGTCTCCTGGTAGTACCAGTCCTGTATTTACAGATAAAGCGAAAAAAGGCGACTTTAAAGGATTTTGGGCGCGGACTGCACCCCCGGATACTTACCAAGCGCTGGCATTAGCGCAATTAGCTAACAAAAAAGGTTTTAAACGCGTTTCCACAGTCGTAATTAATAACGATTACGGTGTGGGTTTTGAAAAGGCATTTGTCGAAACTTTTGAAAAATTAGGTGGCACAGTGGTTAATAAAAATAACCCAGTGCGTTACGACCCCAAAGCCCAAACCTTTGACACCGAAGCGGCGGCGGCGTTTGCTGGTAAGCCAGATGCAGTAGTCGCTGTACTTTATGCAGAGACAGGTAGTCTACTCTTAAAAGCAGCCTATCAACAAGGTTTGACCAAGGGAGTCCAAGTTCTGCTGACAGATGGCGTGAAATCACCTACCTTCCCAGAACAAGTAGGTAAAGGGAGCGATGGCAAATTTATCTTAACTGGAGCGCTAGGTACAGTACCAGGTTCCGATGGCAAAGCCTTAGAAGCTTTTAACAAATTGTGGAAAGAGAAAAAAGGTGGTTCACCGGGAGAATACGCACCCCAAGCCTGGGATGCAGCTGCATTGTTAGTCTTAGCAGCACAAGCCGCTAAAGACAACACAGGTGTGGGTATTTCCAGTAAAATTCGGGAAGTTGCGGCTGGCTCAGGTACAGAAGTTACTGATGTTTGTGAAGGCTTAAAGCTACTCAAAGAAGGTAAAACGATTAACTACCAAGGTGCTAGTGGCAACGTAGATGTTGATGCTAACGGTGATGTCCTTGGTGTTTATGACGTTTGGACTGTAGGAGATGACGGCAAAATTAGCGTGATAGATAAAGTTACACCTAAATAG